A single genomic interval of Verrucomicrobiota bacterium harbors:
- a CDS encoding sulfatase-like hydrolase/transferase has product MKSNNRTTKVGQVSAILLGLIGGLSSAFSGERPNILLIQVDDLGYSDLGIHGNTVIQTPSLDRLGEESMRFDRFYVHPLCAPTRASLLSGKHFWRVGVYGVHAGTDFMNLEETTVAEIMRDAGYRTGMWGKWHSGKTDGYFPWDRGFEEAFMADLYEYQDNEGRLNGEPVQTDGWTPAVLTDFAIDFMRKDSPKPFFAYVSYLSPHGPWTAPEDYIEPYTSAGFSEHASTLFGMITHLDFQIGRLLEAVDQSGLRDSTLVLFISDNGPARNVKGQPVTIEEWEQRVAPLELRGHKSSPYENGIRSPLFIRWGDRLPAVADSRLLSVEDLLPTFAELAGAEIPYDLDGQSFAGLLENSETEWPDRTLFFSSSYPRLPKGMSRQQARLEKSELPADLQLLTVMSDDFKFLKQGDSAELFAFPDDIREQNNLASEQPETAEALRDMADAWFGEIISEPGSFTRPLLLVGHEGNVISRIPAYCLAGSRGGLRNANHTLNNWRNPGDAALFDLDIQTPGNYTIEVEFAKPVSSPTRMQVQISGQTVELTVFGETPSKNLTSSEPVQLEMGPASLEIELITPLDNPASVDLVRIERSL; this is encoded by the coding sequence ATGAAGAGCAACAACCGAACGACAAAGGTCGGGCAAGTCAGCGCAATTTTGCTGGGTCTGATTGGGGGTTTGTCATCCGCTTTTTCGGGAGAGCGCCCCAACATTCTACTCATTCAGGTGGATGATCTCGGCTACAGTGACCTCGGCATCCACGGGAACACCGTAATTCAAACACCAAGCCTCGATCGTCTGGGCGAAGAGTCGATGCGCTTCGACCGCTTCTACGTCCACCCTCTCTGTGCACCGACGCGTGCCTCTCTTCTGTCCGGCAAGCACTTCTGGCGGGTTGGTGTCTACGGTGTTCATGCGGGAACTGACTTCATGAATCTTGAGGAGACCACCGTCGCCGAAATCATGCGCGACGCTGGCTACCGAACCGGCATGTGGGGCAAATGGCACAGCGGAAAGACGGACGGCTACTTCCCTTGGGACCGTGGATTCGAAGAGGCCTTTATGGCTGACCTCTATGAGTATCAGGACAACGAGGGCCGGTTGAATGGCGAGCCAGTCCAAACCGATGGATGGACACCGGCAGTCCTCACCGATTTCGCGATCGACTTCATGCGAAAGGACTCGCCGAAACCGTTCTTTGCCTACGTTTCGTATCTTTCTCCACACGGGCCGTGGACGGCTCCCGAGGACTACATCGAGCCCTACACTTCCGCTGGCTTTTCGGAGCATGCATCCACTTTGTTTGGTATGATCACCCACCTGGATTTCCAGATCGGAAGGCTTCTCGAGGCAGTCGACCAATCAGGTCTTCGAGACTCCACTCTTGTTCTCTTTATCAGTGACAACGGACCCGCCCGGAACGTGAAGGGTCAGCCGGTCACAATTGAAGAGTGGGAGCAACGCGTTGCCCCGCTCGAACTTCGGGGACACAAGTCGTCACCCTACGAAAACGGTATTCGCTCTCCTCTCTTTATTCGCTGGGGCGACCGCCTCCCTGCGGTTGCGGACAGCCGTCTTCTTTCCGTTGAGGATCTTCTGCCGACCTTTGCGGAACTGGCTGGTGCCGAGATTCCCTATGACCTTGATGGGCAGAGTTTCGCTGGCCTTCTCGAAAACTCCGAAACAGAATGGCCTGATCGGACGCTGTTTTTCTCCTCCAGTTATCCGCGGCTCCCGAAAGGTATGAGCAGACAGCAGGCGCGCTTGGAGAAGTCCGAGCTTCCGGCTGATCTCCAATTGCTGACCGTCATGTCAGATGACTTCAAGTTTCTCAAACAGGGCGACAGTGCCGAGCTTTTCGCCTTTCCGGACGATATCCGCGAACAGAACAACCTCGCCTCCGAACAACCGGAAACAGCTGAGGCGTTGCGAGACATGGCAGACGCATGGTTTGGCGAAATTATCTCCGAACCGGGTTCCTTCACCCGGCCTCTTTTGCTCGTTGGACATGAAGGGAACGTAATTTCCAGAATTCCCGCCTACTGCCTCGCCGGTTCGCGAGGTGGCCTGAGAAACGCCAACCACACCCTGAACAATTGGAGAAATCCGGGAGACGCAGCCCTTTTTGATTTGGATATACAGACTCCCGGAAACTACACAATCGAAGTCGAGTTTGCCAAGCCGGTGAGCAGCCCAACCCGAATGCAGGTCCAAATTTCTGGTCAAACTGTCGAACTGACTGTCTTTGGGGAAACTCCGTCGAAGAATCTAACGTCCTCTGAGCCGGTTCAGCTCGAAATGGGTCCCGCATCCTTAGAGATCGAGCTGATTACTCCACTGGATAACCCCGCATCGGTGGATCTCGTCCGTATCGAACGCTCGCTCTAG
- a CDS encoding alkaline phosphatase D family protein encodes MMIRSTILGRRRFLATLGALVAGGLRALGEPVSPKIRISLKEAHRGTPEIDSMLLESYGKPLEPIRKFYLEAREIFSMDQSADFSNPALLQAAVRNDRVLMGGPLLGGLRADGLTIWIRPSLPDAMTLEVWETGGSRRQQFAIERGSPGQVRRVELRELKADTKYRYRISHHSTPLAEGAFRTAPEIDQRGPFRIAFGSCMHKIGVHNTYLSHAIRRRDPAALLLLGDIAADDREEKVNMHRADYLLRDVSTAWSELAANVPIYASWDDHDYFNNDLSGVPNRFRPSDRTALREVWKENWNNPQPDESRAGIYFNQRVGPVEIIMLDTRSCRENYRRNEYGCFLGSEQMAWLKTTLQNSTAPFKIISSGTMWSDYVSQAKDSWGTWDREGREELFNLIEQEGIGGVLLVSGDRHGARAFRIPRPSGFQFFEFEPATLGGVPGPKGIVKNCPEQIFGYDGRDFVAFGEFTFETDTAEPGVTFRLIDQSGAVLEEHHFQYGELLPKTSAQA; translated from the coding sequence ATGATGATCCGTTCGACGATTCTGGGCCGTCGTCGATTTCTTGCAACCCTTGGAGCACTGGTAGCCGGCGGTTTGAGAGCCCTCGGTGAACCGGTTTCACCGAAAATCCGTATTTCTCTCAAAGAAGCCCATCGGGGAACCCCGGAAATCGATTCGATGCTCCTTGAGAGCTACGGAAAACCCCTCGAACCGATCCGGAAATTTTACCTTGAGGCCCGCGAAATTTTCTCGATGGACCAATCCGCTGATTTTTCTAACCCTGCGCTGCTTCAGGCTGCGGTTCGCAATGATCGTGTGCTGATGGGCGGCCCTTTGCTCGGCGGTCTGAGGGCTGATGGCCTGACTATTTGGATCCGTCCTTCCCTGCCGGACGCAATGACTCTGGAGGTTTGGGAAACCGGGGGCAGTCGACGGCAGCAATTCGCCATTGAACGAGGCTCTCCGGGACAAGTCCGCCGTGTCGAACTACGAGAGTTGAAAGCAGATACGAAATACCGCTATCGAATTTCGCACCACTCGACTCCGCTCGCAGAAGGAGCGTTTCGAACAGCGCCTGAGATCGATCAACGAGGACCATTCCGCATCGCTTTCGGCTCCTGCATGCACAAAATCGGCGTTCATAATACGTATCTGTCGCACGCCATCCGAAGGCGAGATCCCGCCGCCCTCCTCCTCCTCGGAGATATCGCAGCCGATGACCGGGAAGAGAAGGTAAACATGCACCGTGCCGACTACCTCTTGCGAGACGTCTCGACCGCTTGGAGCGAGCTGGCTGCAAATGTTCCGATCTATGCCTCATGGGACGATCACGACTATTTCAACAATGACCTAAGTGGCGTTCCGAATCGCTTTCGTCCCTCCGACCGGACGGCCTTGCGCGAGGTCTGGAAGGAAAACTGGAATAATCCTCAACCGGATGAGAGCCGCGCTGGAATTTACTTTAACCAACGCGTCGGCCCGGTCGAAATTATTATGCTGGATACCCGTTCTTGCCGCGAGAACTACCGCCGAAACGAATACGGCTGCTTTCTCGGCAGCGAGCAAATGGCTTGGCTGAAAACGACGCTGCAGAACTCCACCGCACCTTTCAAAATCATCAGCAGCGGGACGATGTGGAGCGACTACGTGAGCCAGGCAAAGGACTCTTGGGGCACTTGGGACCGGGAAGGACGGGAGGAACTCTTCAACCTAATCGAGCAGGAGGGAATTGGCGGCGTTCTCCTCGTCAGCGGCGATCGACATGGTGCGCGGGCCTTCCGCATTCCTCGTCCGAGCGGATTTCAGTTTTTTGAATTCGAGCCTGCCACCCTTGGTGGTGTTCCAGGCCCGAAAGGAATTGTCAAAAACTGCCCCGAGCAGATTTTCGGCTACGACGGAAGGGATTTCGTTGCTTTCGGAGAGTTCACTTTTGAGACGGACACCGCCGAACCCGGTGTCACTTTCCGCCTGATCGACCAATCCGGCGCGGTGCTGGAAGAACATCACTTTCAATACGGTGAGCTGTTGCCGAAGACTTCCGCTCAAGCTTGA
- a CDS encoding sulfatase-like hydrolase/transferase → MGFSLLKPVALSLWLASGLGASAEPPNIVLIMTDDQGWGQTGYYDHPVLETPNLDAMAANGLRFDRFYAGAPVCSPTRASVLTGRHSDRSGVPGHGHALRLQEKTLAAALRNAGYATGHFGKWHLNGLRGPGVPLFADDKHSPGVFGFEEWLTVSNYFDVDPLLSRNGEFASFEGDSSEVIVDEALKFVARATEAGKPFFAVIWDGSPHSPFVASEEDQQAFAGLDQKSREHYGELVAFDRSVGVLRAGLRELGVADDTLIWFCSDNGGLNGITPETTGGLRGHKGSLWEGGLRVPCIVEWPAGIRPRITEYPASTMDIFPTIAELCGLPDEVFVQPIDGISLQPLFQGEARPREKPIAFRFGSQAALIDNNFKLIRAKDRTKEESSKNRREEFLLFDLADDSSEQANVAEKYPERYQSMLETYRQWEASVEESVAGRDYPEGMVLPLDSYAVRHFWSEDDRYEPYFEELEKRPEYRNWLRRARRN, encoded by the coding sequence ATGGGATTTTCCCTTCTTAAGCCTGTTGCACTGTCACTCTGGCTGGCTTCAGGACTCGGCGCATCTGCCGAACCGCCGAATATCGTTCTGATCATGACGGATGATCAGGGCTGGGGTCAGACGGGATACTATGATCACCCGGTTTTGGAGACACCGAACTTGGATGCGATGGCCGCAAATGGATTACGGTTTGATCGTTTCTATGCAGGTGCACCCGTTTGCTCGCCGACCCGTGCGAGTGTTCTCACCGGACGGCACAGTGATCGCAGTGGCGTTCCCGGCCACGGCCACGCGTTGCGCTTGCAGGAAAAGACTCTTGCAGCGGCGCTTCGCAATGCTGGGTACGCGACCGGCCATTTTGGGAAATGGCATCTCAACGGCCTTCGTGGTCCGGGGGTGCCTCTATTTGCCGATGACAAGCATAGTCCGGGAGTCTTTGGTTTTGAAGAATGGTTGACCGTTAGCAATTATTTTGACGTCGATCCGCTTTTGAGCCGAAACGGAGAGTTTGCCTCCTTCGAAGGAGATAGCTCGGAAGTGATCGTTGACGAGGCTCTGAAGTTTGTTGCTCGCGCGACAGAGGCTGGGAAACCGTTTTTTGCGGTGATTTGGGATGGGTCTCCGCACAGTCCGTTCGTTGCCAGCGAAGAAGATCAGCAGGCGTTCGCCGGGCTCGATCAAAAAAGTCGCGAGCACTACGGTGAGCTGGTTGCTTTTGATCGCAGCGTTGGCGTTTTACGAGCTGGGTTGCGGGAGCTTGGAGTGGCAGACGATACGCTTATCTGGTTTTGCAGTGATAATGGCGGACTGAATGGAATCACGCCCGAAACAACCGGCGGCCTTCGAGGTCACAAAGGCAGCCTCTGGGAGGGTGGTCTACGAGTCCCCTGCATAGTTGAATGGCCAGCGGGGATTCGCCCCCGGATCACCGAATATCCTGCGTCTACGATGGATATTTTTCCGACCATCGCTGAACTATGTGGTCTGCCAGATGAGGTCTTTGTCCAACCGATCGACGGCATCAGTCTTCAGCCTCTTTTTCAGGGTGAAGCGAGGCCGAGGGAGAAACCCATTGCCTTTCGCTTTGGCAGCCAGGCGGCGTTGATTGATAACAACTTTAAACTGATCCGAGCAAAGGACCGGACGAAGGAAGAATCCTCCAAAAATCGCAGAGAGGAATTCCTGCTTTTCGATTTAGCAGATGACTCGTCTGAACAAGCTAATGTGGCGGAGAAGTACCCAGAGCGCTACCAGTCCATGCTGGAGACCTATCGTCAGTGGGAAGCTTCCGTCGAAGAAAGCGTCGCAGGGAGAGACTATCCGGAGGGTATGGTGTTGCCGCTGGATTCCTATGCTGTTCGACATTTCTGGAGCGAGGACGATCGCTACGAGCCTTACTTTGAAGAACTTGAAAAACGCCCCGAATATCGGAACTGGCTCAGGAGAGCCCGGAGAAACTAA
- a CDS encoding PEP-CTERM sorting domain-containing protein (PEP-CTERM proteins occur, often in large numbers, in the proteomes of bacteria that also encode an exosortase, a predicted intramembrane cysteine proteinase. The presence of a PEP-CTERM domain at a protein's C-terminus predicts cleavage within the sorting domain, followed by covalent anchoring to some some component of the (usually Gram-negative) cell surface. Many PEP-CTERM proteins exhibit an unusual sequence composition that includes large numbers of potential glycosylation sites. Expression of one such protein has been shown restore the ability of a bacterium to form floc, a type of biofilm.) translates to MANSRIFLKVVLPLFLASVSYSQVTISWIQGSQDNAGSGVSHTLSNLSGSVTLATDPVLSWGALSSDLFSTPSTGFIEIVYDGRLSFDPNDFASGTDSGGNSLRTNSSGLGIAGGSNGNNAGAGDALLLTFNFTDLTAGAQVVVTGYSSGINGLQLWEDGASSASASGSTVAGQSIVIEDGDTIALYVASGAGRIGSYTLDIIPEPSSFGMIAGIGAAVLVLTRRKKRIS, encoded by the coding sequence ATGGCAAATTCCAGAATTTTCCTCAAGGTAGTTTTACCCCTCTTTCTTGCGTCCGTCTCCTACTCTCAAGTCACGATCAGTTGGATCCAAGGTTCGCAAGATAACGCTGGCTCGGGGGTATCGCACACCCTCTCAAACCTCTCGGGGAGCGTCACTTTAGCGACCGACCCGGTCTTGTCATGGGGTGCTTTGTCGTCCGATCTTTTTTCTACGCCTTCAACCGGGTTCATCGAAATCGTTTACGATGGGCGTTTGAGTTTCGACCCCAATGATTTCGCGAGCGGAACAGACTCAGGAGGGAATTCACTTCGGACCAACAGCAGCGGACTTGGAATTGCGGGAGGTAGCAACGGTAACAATGCAGGAGCAGGTGACGCTTTACTGCTCACCTTCAACTTTACCGACCTCACAGCCGGAGCACAAGTAGTTGTAACCGGATATTCGTCAGGCATAAATGGTCTGCAGCTCTGGGAAGACGGAGCCTCTAGTGCGTCTGCAAGCGGCAGCACTGTGGCGGGACAGAGTATTGTGATCGAGGACGGAGATACGATCGCTCTCTACGTGGCGAGTGGAGCGGGTCGAATTGGAAGCTACACCCTCGACATCATTCCAGAGCCATCTAGCTTTGGGATGATCGCAGGTATAGGAGCCGCAGTTCTGGTCCTCACCCGAAGGAAAAAGCGGATATCCTAG
- a CDS encoding DUF5060 domain-containing protein, producing MKFPKSSVGTRPRFFIHGFLLLFLTGLASVLEGTQIHNESGGLVVIEMENTPSDYGLWVLENEGLEGTTGEGFLRFTGNRELGGEKNSPLEYRFRINKPRLYYLVLHCAKETFVIDGETRTDVANDRYVRVDGDYDSGPNAGDKHKDDARLKYLQSDYKFFGGDPDAYEWAWGHRLDLGKHRNKRVAIYDFKAGEDYTLTIHGRSKEFRINRILFRHESVDPEVAHDPQLPESELLVFDSHSYSAMRDFDRFLAAESDGEVDYYKDRKRRAFAIDAGVVSNRDRFARASIPFDGTPGTYDLTLTALRELDGECSYRLLVNGEVIGEATNAMTDVDYAPQEHQFRSVRIPTGAILSVESNAVTNGKIPEGDGTAFARGRWTKLELSPAATASTVAPDQIVELSIQVIPEPDSPGSPTNRTQELSKNKQNGGTAIDVDLLPDPDGYEPPVGTQARISGELKKWHKITLDWIGPETSEIAEVNPLADYRLDVTFTHPGGTTYIVPGYYAADGNAANTSADSGNVWRAHFAPDEIGEWTYEASFRQGPDVALSNDPGAGSSANFFDGDSGEFEVDASDKTGRDLRGKGRLEYVGKHHLQFAETGEYFLKAGADAPENLLAYDDFDDTPNDPNGSPNLRKSWSPHAADFDIEDAAAYTWKKGNGTELLGAIRYLSDTGMNVFSFLTFSLDGDDDNVFPHRLIGSVADYESLEDNTRWANDEKGVYHDRFDVSKLDQWERIFEYADKKGMYLHFKTQETENDDRMDGGELGRTRKLYYRELIARYAHHLALNWNLGEENTNSVEQQRAFAQYISDTDPYDHSIVIHTYPNQKEKVYPSLLGDQSALTGASLQGGKIHFKDIFPDVKEWVERSAAAGKPWVVATDEPGDAKEALRPASDPGNSWNMARKFALWGTVMAGGAGSEYYFGYRFEHSDLTAQDFRSRDGFWDFCRYQLEFFYDNQIPFQDLSNTDLSSNPESWCLSQDGGPYVVYLQRGGTTDLDLSETSGDFSVRWYDPLLGGALQEGTVSTIQGGASVNLGSPPSRKNQDWVVLITPSLIKSGGFGLMAPMRTEVRAP from the coding sequence ATGAAATTCCCTAAATCCTCCGTTGGGACGCGTCCCCGCTTCTTTATCCACGGCTTTTTGCTGCTTTTTTTAACCGGCCTCGCCTCCGTCTTGGAGGGAACACAGATTCACAACGAATCGGGCGGCCTTGTCGTCATCGAGATGGAAAACACACCGTCTGATTACGGCCTCTGGGTCCTTGAAAACGAGGGCCTGGAAGGCACGACAGGTGAAGGCTTTCTGCGCTTCACCGGAAACCGTGAATTGGGAGGCGAGAAAAATTCACCTCTCGAATACAGGTTCCGTATCAACAAGCCGAGGCTCTACTATCTCGTCCTCCACTGCGCGAAAGAAACCTTTGTCATCGACGGGGAAACCCGCACCGACGTTGCCAACGACCGCTACGTCCGGGTCGACGGTGACTACGACTCCGGCCCGAATGCCGGCGACAAACACAAGGATGACGCGAGGCTCAAGTATTTACAGAGCGACTACAAGTTCTTCGGAGGCGATCCGGATGCCTATGAGTGGGCGTGGGGCCATCGCTTGGACTTGGGAAAACATCGCAACAAGCGAGTCGCGATCTACGACTTCAAAGCTGGCGAAGACTACACCCTCACAATTCACGGCCGATCCAAGGAATTCAGGATCAATCGGATCTTGTTTCGACATGAAAGCGTCGACCCGGAGGTCGCTCATGATCCACAGCTTCCCGAGTCCGAGCTTCTCGTTTTTGATTCACACAGCTACTCTGCGATGAGGGATTTCGACCGCTTCCTCGCGGCGGAATCCGATGGAGAGGTCGACTACTATAAAGACAGGAAGCGGAGAGCTTTTGCAATCGATGCAGGTGTCGTCTCAAACCGGGATCGGTTTGCCCGGGCGTCAATACCATTCGACGGCACGCCGGGCACCTACGACCTAACCCTAACCGCCTTGCGCGAGCTCGACGGAGAGTGCTCCTACCGCCTCCTCGTCAATGGAGAGGTGATCGGGGAAGCGACCAATGCGATGACTGACGTCGACTATGCTCCGCAAGAACATCAGTTCCGAAGTGTCCGGATTCCCACTGGTGCGATCCTTTCGGTTGAATCGAATGCAGTCACCAACGGAAAAATACCAGAGGGTGATGGCACCGCCTTTGCGAGAGGCCGCTGGACAAAGCTTGAGCTCTCGCCGGCTGCAACAGCTTCAACCGTAGCTCCGGATCAGATCGTCGAACTGTCGATTCAGGTCATTCCGGAACCAGACTCACCCGGAAGCCCCACAAATCGGACACAAGAACTTTCTAAAAACAAGCAAAATGGAGGCACTGCCATTGACGTTGATCTACTTCCGGATCCGGACGGGTATGAGCCGCCGGTTGGCACCCAAGCCCGGATCAGTGGCGAGCTGAAAAAATGGCATAAAATCACTCTCGATTGGATTGGCCCGGAAACCAGCGAAATTGCAGAAGTGAATCCTCTCGCCGACTACCGGCTCGATGTAACCTTCACTCACCCCGGCGGAACGACCTACATTGTTCCCGGGTACTATGCTGCAGATGGAAATGCGGCCAATACCAGTGCCGACTCTGGCAACGTCTGGCGGGCCCATTTCGCGCCGGACGAGATCGGAGAATGGACGTACGAGGCGTCCTTCCGCCAGGGTCCGGATGTCGCTCTCTCCAACGATCCAGGAGCCGGGTCAAGCGCTAACTTTTTTGACGGAGATAGTGGGGAATTCGAAGTCGATGCGAGCGATAAAACCGGCCGGGATCTGCGTGGCAAAGGCCGCTTGGAATATGTCGGAAAACACCATCTTCAGTTTGCGGAGACAGGCGAGTATTTCCTCAAGGCAGGTGCCGATGCTCCCGAAAACCTCCTTGCCTACGACGACTTCGACGATACGCCGAATGACCCAAACGGTAGCCCCAATCTTCGCAAGAGTTGGAGCCCGCACGCAGCGGACTTCGATATCGAAGACGCAGCCGCCTACACTTGGAAAAAAGGAAACGGCACCGAGCTTCTTGGGGCGATTCGCTATCTCAGCGACACCGGAATGAATGTCTTCTCGTTTCTCACCTTCAGCCTCGATGGCGATGACGACAATGTCTTTCCCCACCGTTTGATCGGAAGCGTCGCCGACTACGAAAGCCTCGAAGACAACACCCGCTGGGCCAATGACGAAAAGGGCGTCTATCATGATCGATTCGATGTCTCAAAACTGGATCAATGGGAGCGCATTTTTGAATACGCGGACAAGAAAGGAATGTATCTGCACTTCAAGACGCAAGAAACGGAGAACGACGACCGAATGGACGGCGGCGAACTCGGGCGAACCCGGAAGCTTTACTACCGGGAGTTGATTGCGCGCTATGCTCATCACCTCGCCCTGAATTGGAATCTCGGTGAAGAAAACACCAACTCCGTCGAACAACAACGAGCCTTTGCCCAGTATATCTCCGATACGGACCCCTACGATCACAGCATTGTAATCCACACCTACCCGAACCAGAAAGAGAAAGTCTATCCGTCGCTCCTTGGCGACCAATCCGCCCTCACCGGAGCCTCGCTTCAGGGTGGCAAAATCCACTTTAAGGACATTTTCCCCGACGTGAAAGAATGGGTGGAAAGGTCGGCAGCCGCTGGAAAACCGTGGGTCGTGGCAACAGACGAACCCGGCGATGCAAAAGAGGCGCTGCGTCCAGCCAGCGATCCGGGCAACAGCTGGAATATGGCTCGAAAATTTGCTCTTTGGGGAACCGTGATGGCCGGCGGCGCCGGTAGCGAATACTACTTCGGCTATCGATTTGAGCACTCCGACCTGACGGCCCAGGACTTCAGGAGCCGCGACGGTTTCTGGGACTTCTGCCGCTACCAACTCGAGTTTTTCTACGACAATCAGATCCCTTTCCAGGATCTAAGCAACACCGACCTGAGTTCGAATCCCGAGAGTTGGTGTCTTTCTCAGGATGGCGGACCCTACGTGGTTTATCTCCAACGAGGAGGGACAACCGATTTGGACCTATCTGAAACCAGTGGCGATTTCTCTGTAAGATGGTATGATCCGCTCCTTGGAGGTGCTCTTCAGGAGGGAACGGTTTCAACCATTCAGGGCGGCGCATCCGTAAATCTAGGAAGCCCCCCTTCGAGGAAAAATCAAGACTGGGTCGTTCTGATTACACCGAGCTTGATTAAAAGTGGGGGTTTCGGGCTAATGGCACCGATGCGGACTGAAGTCCGCGCTCCATAG
- a CDS encoding PEP-CTERM sorting domain-containing protein (PEP-CTERM proteins occur, often in large numbers, in the proteomes of bacteria that also encode an exosortase, a predicted intramembrane cysteine proteinase. The presence of a PEP-CTERM domain at a protein's C-terminus predicts cleavage within the sorting domain, followed by covalent anchoring to some some component of the (usually Gram-negative) cell surface. Many PEP-CTERM proteins exhibit an unusual sequence composition that includes large numbers of potential glycosylation sites. Expression of one such protein has been shown restore the ability of a bacterium to form floc, a type of biofilm.): protein MNVFSPGFLSVLVGTAAFGLSAHSQFTFDMTTGGSGLTANATFQFDVVADTVVQTAINPDDTNSLSISGSGGSFGAISSTGTFEMTIVGLGDNDTAFNPVDWSGGSTGNFIETNNANGWGLNDGGGGLSIGAGEAIIFEFDTTNLNLVDGEFLAIVNTRVRDTSANLNLQYRNVAGTPTTPIQIIDGSEFAPGSSVIWPLNNREVLDGDQFAFWAEGSGTKSLKDWQFVIVPEPSAYASLIGLGAFTLVLLRRRR, encoded by the coding sequence ATGAATGTATTTTCCCCAGGATTCCTTTCAGTTTTGGTTGGAACGGCGGCGTTTGGGCTCTCGGCCCACTCGCAGTTCACGTTCGACATGACAACTGGAGGCTCAGGTTTGACGGCCAATGCGACGTTCCAGTTCGACGTCGTCGCGGATACGGTTGTTCAGACAGCGATTAACCCAGACGATACGAACAGCCTGTCAATAAGCGGCTCTGGAGGGAGTTTTGGTGCTATCAGCTCTACTGGGACTTTTGAAATGACTATCGTTGGGCTTGGCGACAATGATACTGCGTTTAATCCTGTTGATTGGAGTGGCGGAAGCACTGGAAATTTCATTGAGACAAACAATGCTAACGGCTGGGGTTTGAACGACGGAGGTGGTGGTTTGAGTATTGGGGCCGGAGAGGCAATCATCTTCGAATTTGACACCACGAACTTAAATTTGGTGGACGGAGAATTTCTAGCGATTGTGAACACAAGGGTGAGGGACACCAGTGCCAACCTCAACTTGCAGTATCGTAACGTCGCTGGAACTCCCACGACCCCCATCCAAATAATTGACGGGAGTGAATTCGCGCCGGGAAGCAGCGTTATATGGCCTTTGAACAACAGAGAGGTCCTTGACGGGGACCAATTTGCTTTCTGGGCGGAGGGTTCCGGTACGAAAAGTTTGAAGGATTGGCAGTTCGTCATCGTGCCTGAACCGTCTGCTTACGCGAGTTTGATCGGCTTAGGCGCCTTTACGTTGGTGCTTCTTCGCCGCCGCCGGTAG